A stretch of the Marmota flaviventris isolate mMarFla1 chromosome 12, mMarFla1.hap1, whole genome shotgun sequence genome encodes the following:
- the Atp5f1c gene encoding ATP synthase subunit gamma, mitochondrial isoform X1, which produces MFSRASVSGLSARALQSQWIQVRNMATLKDITRRLKSIKNIQKITKSMKMVAAAKYARAERELKPARVYGIGSLALYEKADIKVPEDKKKHLLIGVSSDRGLCGAIHSSVAKQMKSEVATLTAAGKEVMLVGVGDKIRGILHRTHSDQFLVTFKDVGRKPPTFGDASVIALELLNSGYEFDEGSIIFNQFRSVISYKTEEKPIFSLNTIASAESMSIYDDIDADVLQNYQEYNLANIIYYSLKESTTSEQSARMTAMDNASKNASEMIDKLTLTFNRTRQAVITKELIEIISGAAALD; this is translated from the exons ATGTTCTCTCGGGCGAGTGTCTCTGGGCTGTCTGCCCGCGCTTTGCAGTCGCAATG GATCCAAGTTCGAAATATGGCAACTCTGAAAGATA TTACCAGGcgactaaagtcaatcaaaaacaTCCAGAAAATTACCAAGTCTATGAAAATGGTAGCAGCAGCAAAATATGCCCGAGCTGAGAGGGAATTGAAACCAGCTCGAGTGTATGGAATAGGATCTTTGG CTCTGTATGAGAAAGCTGATATTAAGGTACCTGAAGACAAGAAGAAACACCTCCTTATTGGTGTATCCTCAGATCGAGGACTTTGTGGTGCTATTCATTCTTCGGTTGCCAAACAGATGAAAAGTGAGGTGGCTACACTCACGGCAGCTGGAAAAGAAGTTATGCTTGTTGGAGTTGGTGATAAAATCAGAGGCATACTTCATAG GACACATTCGGATCAGTTTTTGGTGACATTCAAAGACGTGGGAAGAAAGCCCCCTACTTTTGGAGATGCATCGGTCATTGCTCTTGAATTACTAAATTCTGGATATGAGTTTGATGAAGGCTCTATCATCTTTAATCAATTCAG GTCTGTAATCTCCTATAAGACAGAAGAAAAGCCCATCTTTTCTCTTAATACTATTGCAAGTGCTG AGAGCATGAGCATCTATGATGATATTGATGCTGATGTGCTGcaaaattaccaagaatacaatcTGGCCAACATCATCTACTACTCCCTGAAGGAGTCTACCACCAGCGAACAAAGTGCTAGAATGACAGCTATGGATAATGCCAGCAAAAACGCTT cTGAGATGATTGATAAATTGACTTTGACATTCAACCGCACCCGACAAGCTGTCATCACAAAAGAGTTGATTGAAATTATCTCTGGTGCTGCAGCTCT
- the Atp5f1c gene encoding ATP synthase subunit gamma, mitochondrial isoform X2 — protein sequence MFSRASVSGLSARALQSQWIQVRNMATLKDITRRLKSIKNIQKITKSMKMVAAAKYARAERELKPARVYGIGSLALYEKADIKVPEDKKKHLLIGVSSDRGLCGAIHSSVAKQMKSEVATLTAAGKEVMLVGVGDKIRGILHRTHSDQFLVTFKDVGRKPPTFGDASVIALELLNSGYEFDEGSIIFNQFRSVISYKTEEKPIFSLNTIASAESMSIYDDIDADVLQNYQEYNLANIIYYSLKESTTSEQSARMTAMDNASKNASEMIDKLTLTFNRTRQAVITKELIEIISGAAAL from the exons ATGTTCTCTCGGGCGAGTGTCTCTGGGCTGTCTGCCCGCGCTTTGCAGTCGCAATG GATCCAAGTTCGAAATATGGCAACTCTGAAAGATA TTACCAGGcgactaaagtcaatcaaaaacaTCCAGAAAATTACCAAGTCTATGAAAATGGTAGCAGCAGCAAAATATGCCCGAGCTGAGAGGGAATTGAAACCAGCTCGAGTGTATGGAATAGGATCTTTGG CTCTGTATGAGAAAGCTGATATTAAGGTACCTGAAGACAAGAAGAAACACCTCCTTATTGGTGTATCCTCAGATCGAGGACTTTGTGGTGCTATTCATTCTTCGGTTGCCAAACAGATGAAAAGTGAGGTGGCTACACTCACGGCAGCTGGAAAAGAAGTTATGCTTGTTGGAGTTGGTGATAAAATCAGAGGCATACTTCATAG GACACATTCGGATCAGTTTTTGGTGACATTCAAAGACGTGGGAAGAAAGCCCCCTACTTTTGGAGATGCATCGGTCATTGCTCTTGAATTACTAAATTCTGGATATGAGTTTGATGAAGGCTCTATCATCTTTAATCAATTCAG GTCTGTAATCTCCTATAAGACAGAAGAAAAGCCCATCTTTTCTCTTAATACTATTGCAAGTGCTG AGAGCATGAGCATCTATGATGATATTGATGCTGATGTGCTGcaaaattaccaagaatacaatcTGGCCAACATCATCTACTACTCCCTGAAGGAGTCTACCACCAGCGAACAAAGTGCTAGAATGACAGCTATGGATAATGCCAGCAAAAACGCTT cTGAGATGATTGATAAATTGACTTTGACATTCAACCGCACCCGACAAGCTGTCATCACAAAAGAGTTGATTGAAATTATCTCTGGTGCTGCAGCTCT
- the Atp5f1c gene encoding ATP synthase subunit gamma, mitochondrial isoform X4, which produces MATLKDITRRLKSIKNIQKITKSMKMVAAAKYARAERELKPARVYGIGSLALYEKADIKVPEDKKKHLLIGVSSDRGLCGAIHSSVAKQMKSEVATLTAAGKEVMLVGVGDKIRGILHRTHSDQFLVTFKDVGRKPPTFGDASVIALELLNSGYEFDEGSIIFNQFRSVISYKTEEKPIFSLNTIASAESMSIYDDIDADVLQNYQEYNLANIIYYSLKESTTSEQSARMTAMDNASKNASEMIDKLTLTFNRTRQAVITKELIEIISGAAALD; this is translated from the exons ATGGCAACTCTGAAAGATA TTACCAGGcgactaaagtcaatcaaaaacaTCCAGAAAATTACCAAGTCTATGAAAATGGTAGCAGCAGCAAAATATGCCCGAGCTGAGAGGGAATTGAAACCAGCTCGAGTGTATGGAATAGGATCTTTGG CTCTGTATGAGAAAGCTGATATTAAGGTACCTGAAGACAAGAAGAAACACCTCCTTATTGGTGTATCCTCAGATCGAGGACTTTGTGGTGCTATTCATTCTTCGGTTGCCAAACAGATGAAAAGTGAGGTGGCTACACTCACGGCAGCTGGAAAAGAAGTTATGCTTGTTGGAGTTGGTGATAAAATCAGAGGCATACTTCATAG GACACATTCGGATCAGTTTTTGGTGACATTCAAAGACGTGGGAAGAAAGCCCCCTACTTTTGGAGATGCATCGGTCATTGCTCTTGAATTACTAAATTCTGGATATGAGTTTGATGAAGGCTCTATCATCTTTAATCAATTCAG GTCTGTAATCTCCTATAAGACAGAAGAAAAGCCCATCTTTTCTCTTAATACTATTGCAAGTGCTG AGAGCATGAGCATCTATGATGATATTGATGCTGATGTGCTGcaaaattaccaagaatacaatcTGGCCAACATCATCTACTACTCCCTGAAGGAGTCTACCACCAGCGAACAAAGTGCTAGAATGACAGCTATGGATAATGCCAGCAAAAACGCTT cTGAGATGATTGATAAATTGACTTTGACATTCAACCGCACCCGACAAGCTGTCATCACAAAAGAGTTGATTGAAATTATCTCTGGTGCTGCAGCTCT
- the Atp5f1c gene encoding ATP synthase subunit gamma, mitochondrial isoform X3, which yields MFSRASVSGLSARALQSQWIQVRNMATLKDITRRLKSIKNIQKITKSMKMVAAAKYARAERELKPARVYGIGSLALYEKADIKVPEDKKKHLLIGVSSDRGLCGAIHSSVAKQMKSEVATLTAAGKEVMLVGVGDKIRGILHRTHSDQFLVTFKDVGRKPPTFGDASVIALELLNSGYEFDEGSIIFNQFRSVISYKTEEKPIFSLNTIASAESMSIYDDIDADVLQNYQEYNLANIIYYSLKESTTSEQSARMTAMDNASKNASEMIDKLTLTFNRTRQAVITKELIEIISGAAAL from the exons ATGTTCTCTCGGGCGAGTGTCTCTGGGCTGTCTGCCCGCGCTTTGCAGTCGCAATG GATCCAAGTTCGAAATATGGCAACTCTGAAAGATA TTACCAGGcgactaaagtcaatcaaaaacaTCCAGAAAATTACCAAGTCTATGAAAATGGTAGCAGCAGCAAAATATGCCCGAGCTGAGAGGGAATTGAAACCAGCTCGAGTGTATGGAATAGGATCTTTGG CTCTGTATGAGAAAGCTGATATTAAGGTACCTGAAGACAAGAAGAAACACCTCCTTATTGGTGTATCCTCAGATCGAGGACTTTGTGGTGCTATTCATTCTTCGGTTGCCAAACAGATGAAAAGTGAGGTGGCTACACTCACGGCAGCTGGAAAAGAAGTTATGCTTGTTGGAGTTGGTGATAAAATCAGAGGCATACTTCATAG GACACATTCGGATCAGTTTTTGGTGACATTCAAAGACGTGGGAAGAAAGCCCCCTACTTTTGGAGATGCATCGGTCATTGCTCTTGAATTACTAAATTCTGGATATGAGTTTGATGAAGGCTCTATCATCTTTAATCAATTCAG GTCTGTAATCTCCTATAAGACAGAAGAAAAGCCCATCTTTTCTCTTAATACTATTGCAAGTGCTG AGAGCATGAGCATCTATGATGATATTGATGCTGATGTGCTGcaaaattaccaagaatacaatcTGGCCAACATCATCTACTACTCCCTGAAGGAGTCTACCACCAGCGAACAAAGTGCTAGAATGACAGCTATGGATAATGCCAGCAAAAACGCTT cTGAGATGATTGATAAATTGACTTTGACATTCAACCGCACCCGACAAGCTGTCATCACAAAAGAGTTGATTGAAATTATCTCTGGTGCTGCAGCTCTGTAA